Within the Anguilla anguilla isolate fAngAng1 chromosome 19, fAngAng1.pri, whole genome shotgun sequence genome, the region CCTAAGCCTCAAGTCCGGGTTTTTGGCCCACTAATGCTCGATAAATTCAAACCCGTTCATTTCGATTCGGTAATGGCAATCAGCAAGACCGTGGAATGGCTGAGAGAGCAGCTAGAAACGCGCAGCGACTGCCTGCTGGTGATGGACTGCCGAGCCCAGGAGCTGTACGAGTCGTCGCACGTCGAGACGGCGATAAACGTTGCCATCCCCAGCCTCATGCTCCGGCGGCTGAAAAAGGGCAACTTGCCCATAAAGTCCCTCCTGGCGAACGGAGAGGACCGTGAGAGATTCGCGCGGAGGTGCAAGACGGACACGATCGTGCTCTACGACGAATACAGCAGAGAATGGAACGAAAATGTCGACGGCGGCTCGGTGTTGGGACTGCTGCTTCGGAGAATGAAAGACGAGGGATACAAGGCTTTTTACTTAGAAGGTATGTACAAATGTTTTGCCGTCCGGATGCTTTGACAATGCATTGTTTGTATATATTCCGATTCGATGCGTTGTTTGTTTTGACACACGGCATGTTTGTGGTTGTACAtgcggtttttatttttcaataattaaatactAAACGCTCCAAGCACGTTGTGAATTTGCCAATCCGGCTCCAGTTTAAATTAGGAACATTTAAGAAAATCTGCGAATAAAACAGTGGGAACACGTGCATGTTGTGCAGCGTTTGGAGTTCACTGAGGTGACTGGATGTGTCTTTATTTTCTCGCAGGCGGCTTCAACAAATTTCAAGCCGAGTTCCCCGCCTTGTGCGACACCAATTTGGATAGCTCGTCCGGCAGCAGCTCCCCGAGTTCCCACGTTCTGGGGTTAGGCGGCCTGCGGATCAGCTCCGACTCCTCCGACATCGAGTCCGACATTGACCGCGACCCCAACAGTGCCACCGACTCGGACGGAAGCCCCCTGTCGAACCCGCAGCCTTCTTTCCCCGTGGAGATCCTGCCCCATCTCTACCTGGGCTGCGCCAAGGATTCCACGAATCTGGACATTTTGGAGGAATATGGGATCAAGTACATCCTGAACGTGACGCCCAACCTCCCCAATTTGTTTGAGAACGCTGGGGAGTTCAAGTACAAGCAGATCCCCATCTCGGATCACTGGAGCCAGAATCTCTCCCAGTTCTTCCCAGAGGCTATCGGGTTCATTGGTAAGCGCGGACAACCGTTACGCAACGCTAAACTGCATTACTTTCAGAATATACATGTCTAGTGGCTTTAAGCCAAGTGCGTAAAATTAATTGTTAAACTCCTACCTGAAAAGCCAGAAAGAGCGGCCAAATAAACAGGCTGTTGTGAATACTCAAGCGTGTATTTCGCACATAATAACTGCGTAATAACGGTTAAGTGCTCCGTCATGGTCTGTAAATCTCACTAAAATGACAACTCATCATGTGTGTGGAAGCGCTTTAGGACTTGGatgcacattttacattaacTAAGGTGCCCTCGGGTGCAGATAGGGCACAACTGcggcaaacacaaaaaataggGGACACGTTCTGAAGGATCTAAAATACGCAAGACCTTGCATTGTAATAATGTTGCAGagtttagttgttgttgttttttttgtcgtcCTAGATTTTATTCTGCCATTGGCGTTTCAGGCCAGCGCGAGCGTAAAATGAGCGCTTGTGATGCATGAATAGCGTGGTAGCAATTTGATCCTGGCAGGAAGGAAGCTTGTCTGGAAGGGGCATAGGAACTAATCTGGGGCACGGTAATGTTTCCTCACACAAAAGGGGCCATTTGCGGGGGTAATGTTAACATCCTGTTAGCCTTAATGGGCTGCCCCCATGACTTCCTCTTTCTTTTAATCCGTGAATGGCACCATTGTTGCAGCCACAACAGTCGGGCGAATCGTTTAATAGCCCTTAATGGTCAATCCCCCACGTCAGATACTCAAGGTCGCGTTGAAGAATTTCGCCTTTATTCGTGCTCGGTCGCAATAGAACGCGTTGAatgaaacattctttttttttgtgccaggcAGAGTCTCGCAAAAGACCTGCTAATAcggcgcgcgcgcgcgctcccACAGCCCGTCTAGGATAAACCACAACTAAGGTTAAGCAAAGGAAGTGTGCCAGACTTGTGTGCTTCACTTGCCAAATATGCGGCGCGctcccccccgttccccccagTCACAGTTGTTAACCCGCGCTGACGGAAGGATATCATCCGAGCCCTTCCGGCTTTTTGCGTCCGCAGCACAGCAGAACCTAGTGAAAAATAAACTCTGATAGTGTACTTTTAACTCTATGAGTGTCCACTTTGGACAGCTGATTTAACACCAGTGATTATGCTGTGTTACTGCAGGTGCAAACCTTTTAACACGCAGCACCCACACTATACAGAATTCATAATTGTGTGCGATGCATTACAGGTTTTCAGTAGACACTCATAACCAGAGCAACTTTCACAACTATTTGCAGGTTTATATAGTatagagctggatatatactgaagcaattcaggttaagaacCTCTCTCAAGGGTTTGACTGCAAACTCCTATCTGGGGAATGAACCAGCAGTGTTTCGGTAACCTGGCCAGCTCCCTAACCGTTGCTCTCTATCTCCCGTCTTTTGCAGACGAGGCCCGCAGCCAGGAGTGCGGCGTCCTGGTGCACTGCCTGGCGGGAATCAGCCGCTCGGTCACGGTGACGGTGGCCTACCTCATGCAGAAGCTCAACCTGTCCATGAACGACGCCTACGACATCGTCAAGACCAAGAAGTCCAACATCTCGCCCAACTTCAACTTCATGGGCCAGCTGCTGGACTTCGAGCGGACCCTGGGCCTGGCGAGCCCTTGCGACAACCGCGTTTctgctgccgctgccgccgccgccgcctccgtcTCCTCCGCCCAGCCCCCCCTCTACttcaccacccccaccaaccACAACGTCTTCCAGCTGGACGCCCTGGAGTCCACGTGaggcgcccccgcccccgcggctGAGGAGACGTCCTCTCTTCTGGTTTTTTCCCACCCTCGACCCATCGAGAGGTTTCTCGACGCGGTTTTTGCGGCAGTCGGGGGGCCAAGTCACCGGCAGCTGGGGCGAGCCGCCCGGAGACGCGAAGCTGAAGCAGAGctgcgggtggggtgggggacaggggggcagagCCTATCCCCCTCTCTGACTGGGACTCGCGGAgtccgcccccctcccaaagCTCGCGGGGAAGATGGACAGATGCATGCTGACGAGAAGACTGGGGATGCCAAAGAAACGCAGTTGGTCAAATTggacattattattactacgaTCATCATAATtgctactattattattactattattgtcattgttattattacgaCTACTTGCGAGCACTTATGCCCACAGTTGTTTGTTTAGCTTGGGTGTAAATCCGTTGTCTTCTGTGAAGACGCTGAGTTTTTGGGGTGAAGCACCCCAGGTTTAGAGGGTACAGAGGCATGCCACGTCATTCAAGTGGAGTCGGTGGAAACATTTATACTTGTGTATATACCCTGCGTGAGACCTAAGAGGACCTCACTACTAAGACCACGCCCTTTTTGCAAATGAGTAGCTAGTTTTGTTTCCGCCTCTCTTAAATTTTTATGTGAACCTACGTGCTGAATATTGATATATCGTTGTTTAATAAAGCCAAAAAATCTATAggtttttaagattttaaaatgtgcatacgTTGTAATATATTCTGATGTTTTCTTGATGTCTGGGTTGAATTGATACGCCTTTGCTTTCGATCACCCCCTTCACAcgcacgtacgcgcacacacacacacacacacagacagacacacgcaaagGTGAATCTCTGTCACCTTGTTCGTTTATCGCCTGTTCTGTACATAGCATTATTGCCACTCtcaaccccccctcctttccAGTCTGTCACAGTTTTTTCCACCTGCAAAACCATCCCCAAAGCGCTGCTATTTCGGAAGCCGTCATAGAAagaatcaaataaaaaacataaataaaatatacacatacatacgtatgtatgtattcatatgtacatgtatgtatttcaatcgagtttgattttaattgttACTGACGGCCTCCTCTGTAATGTGGTGcgtagggttggggttacagaGCGCATGCAGTCCTGTCAGGTGTTTCACAGGGGGCGCCATGTTGAGTAACGCGATCCGCTCAGTAGCGTGGGATCCGAGGAGGGGGGGTTTTCGGGGGGGGAGTTTTGCAGCGCTGCCTAATTTACTCCCACGTGTACAGCGTGTCGAGGAAGGTTCGAGCGAAACGCCTTCGCTTGCACAGAACTGTGGGAGCTGTTGTGAGACGGAGAGGAACGGCCTCTTTCTCTTCAGGGATAACTGTAGGAAATCACACTTTCGTGTCAGAtacgtcgggggggggggtggtgttggtgcAACTGCGATGGCAGCTCactggtatatgtgtgtgtgtgggggggcatGGTACCCATATCACGAATGTAATGCAAAATTAAGTTATTAATAAATTGATATTTTGTCTATTCCTCTGTACCTCGGTCTTTATTCCCTCCGCGATGTCTATGAGTTATGGGgttctaaagcaaaaaaaaaaaaggtacggCACTGAGTATATATAACCGTgaatttttgtttcttcttcgAAACGAGCCCGGTCTTGGATGATGTAGCTGTTTCCCGGGGCGATGGCCTGCTGGAAATCCTTCCCTGTCGCTCCTGGAAGTGACAGTTGAAAACTGCGCGCTGGCTAACACTTTCGCTACCTTCGGTTTCTCAGCAGTGGCCTAAAGCGGAGGCGCTGCCCGGCTGACCCAGCGAATGGGAAGAACCTTCCGgactattggggggggggggggggaggggggaataaAAAGTAGAATTTCACCCTGCACAGTGCCctggggtcacatgaccactgaGTCATTGGTGTGGAATAGAACGTTCTCTGATAGTTCTCTCTGAAGTCTCTCTTAAGTGACGCGTCCTAATGATGAATCCTGGGTTCGTAGAGCTGGGAATGGGGAACGGAAGGCATCAGGCGACGAGCTGAAACCAAACTGTCACTCTGTACGCTGCCCGGGTCTGCGTGTGCAGTACAGTGCTGCCAAACATTTAAGGAACAAATACATTCTATCAGTGTGTGACTTCCGAGGACGCCATTTTATGTTTACGATTGACACCCGAGGAAACACAGCGGAAATCCAAACACACAATTTGAGaatgacaaaattattattgcCATTGAAAAAAGctatatttctttaaaatgaaaatatatgcatttgattttaattttctgcAAATATTAAATTAAGTATTTGACAATTaccccaaaaatgtatttctggaCTTGTCTGGAGATAACATGAACAGCAAGTAAATGCTACTCTGGCACTTTCAAAGGGAAATGCTGCATTTCTAAAACTCTTAAAAATGATGGTTAACTAGGTCTGGCAATGAACTAAAAGTAGACTGAAATAATCTGATAAAACTGTAATTTCATCAAGTGAGTGTTGTTTCAAAACGCCATTGTCCTTTCTGCAATTAACGTCGTTTTAGCAGTTTCACTGAGATCCCGTCTCCTGATTCATCAAATGAATGGGCAATTCACGCCTAGCAGCCTACCTTATCTGGAAACCTCTCCACACAGTTCGCGTGCTAAGTTCTTTGctctttaaattacattacaggcatttagcagacgctcttatccagagcgacttacacaacttttacatagcattttacattgtatccatttatacagctggatatatactgaagcaatgcaggttaagtaccttgctcaagggtacagcggcagtgtccttacccgggaatcgaacctgcaacctttcggttacaagcgcagttccttacccactgtgctacactctatTAGCCCTATTAATcccgcacattcacacacaggggGAAGCGAAACTAAAGAAACAATGCTAGAAGAGGAATTCTCACGGTCGCTCACGACCGGTAATGTCTTACATCCGACCCTCCGTCCGAAGGTTTTCTCGTTTCACAAAGCTAGCTGTGACGCGTCACGGAAAAGCATTTTACCGCTGAAACAGTGTGTGGATTTGTAAGCCAGGTCAAACCAGTTCTGCCAAGAAGCAAAATACATCCTGACAGAATATCCTAAATTGTACACGTGTACACAGCCGTGGATATGACTGCATTCTCTTTCATCCTGAAAGCCTGAATAACTGGGGATTCTTCCACGAGAACAGAAAACCCAGT harbors:
- the LOC118219396 gene encoding dual specificity protein phosphatase 6-like codes for the protein MLDKFKPVHFDSVMAISKTVEWLREQLETRSDCLLVMDCRAQELYESSHVETAINVAIPSLMLRRLKKGNLPIKSLLANGEDRERFARRCKTDTIVLYDEYSREWNENVDGGSVLGLLLRRMKDEGYKAFYLEGGFNKFQAEFPALCDTNLDSSSGSSSPSSHVLGLGGLRISSDSSDIESDIDRDPNSATDSDGSPLSNPQPSFPVEILPHLYLGCAKDSTNLDILEEYGIKYILNVTPNLPNLFENAGEFKYKQIPISDHWSQNLSQFFPEAIGFIDEARSQECGVLVHCLAGISRSVTVTVAYLMQKLNLSMNDAYDIVKTKKSNISPNFNFMGQLLDFERTLGLASPCDNRVSAAAAAAAASVSSAQPPLYFTTPTNHNVFQLDALEST